The nucleotide window TAAGAAAAAAGATTAGAttctatcatatttttttttctggttATCCTTCAgattatatcaatgataaatcgTGTACAGTTTGGCACAAACCATCTCTTTCTATTCTCTTTATGTTTCTTCATCTCTAAAACATTAGTATATAACGATATATCAGTATTCTATCGAAATGAGTTTGATACCCGAAACAACGATCCTTGATAATAAATATAAACGGAACAAAAGAAATTGAGGTTAAGCGACTCAAGATCGATATAATGCATCTTATTTGAGTTCGGTTATGGGAATATTTTACCATCATTGAATTTTTAAACCTTTTATTTGGTTAGTCAAGAAGTTTATCATCATCCTCCTTAGCTCAATAGTTTCTTTATAAGGTTTGCGTGTTTAATTTATcctaaagaaaaacaaatattgaTTATTGTTGAAGATCACGATTCTCTACGAGAATACTTTGATCATAGATAAAAATCTATCAATCATGCATTTCATCAAATCGAAATTGAAAATATATCTTATTTGGAGAAGGAAGATTGTAATTATCGAAATGCCTTAGTTTGTGCATGCCATGATTGTTATACATTctcatctttttttatttaatattaaaaaatcttaaatataaaaagaaaattctaaTGATCGATATGTCTCAATTTATGGTATATTATATTTCATTATTTTCCTAAGTTTCCTTTTAACTCAATATGAAGATATATCTTATTCGGAGAGAGAAAAGTTATAATGGTTGATATGTTTTGATTTATGAAAATTTATTGTTTCTTATTTTCATATGTTGCCTTTGTATTCTTGAGGTCTATAATAAGTGAAACAAAAATTAACTATATactatagaaatttttttttttcaaattatatgAATTCATTCCGTCGGTTTTTATGTCGAGCTAAAGTAAATCGGTTAGCAATATCTTTCTTTTTATATTAtttcttgtcttttttttttctcattcccATCCTCTATTTCTAAATTAAAAGAATCAATAATCATCCATCATAATAATTATGTTACGATGCAAGCACCGTAAGAATTATAGGTGTGATCATCTACTACCAATTTTTTTGACAACATCTCTATACTATTAGTAGGTTCACTTTGTCACTAATAGCAAGATTCGAAACTCAGGACCTTGTGATAATATGTCAGGCCTTTACCTTCAACATATTATAAGTTTGGTATCTCATGATTTAAAGATTTGTCGGAGGAGATGTTGATTAGAAGAATAGAGCATAATCTAGTTCTATCGATCAAGCTtgataattgatatatatatatatatattagagtcGCACAATCTATTTCATATATATCATTGTACATGGATTGATGTAGAACATCCCAATGTTCCTATTCACTGATGCCATAAAATGTGGCACCAATATCCAAGGCAAGATTTGTTGCCGATCTCATTAATTAGAAACCATATATTTAGAAGTGAATTATGATTCTTTTATCCCTCCTCTCTGCAggataaaaatattatcttagGATCATTGGAGAACAAATCAAAGAGTTAGTGGTTCCTTTGACGCTCGATCGTCATCTTCTATGAATCAAATGACTAAAGTGCAAAATGATTCTGATCGTAAACATCGAGCTGAAGAGAGGGAGAAGTTCTCAAGATTTCGTCGTCACCAAGGTAATGAAAGCTTCAAGTCGAGAGAGGGAGGACGAGACTCTACGAGATCTTTCGAGAGAGGGAGCACTTCACAATCAACCTCCACAAATTCTAATCCCCATTTTAGCGATGTCCCTTCGAGGGATGACAGGTGCACTGTTCTTCCTCCTCGTAAACGGACGGAACTGTCTCGAAGTACCTTTCGACGTAGAAAGTTTCAGGATTCCATAGACACCATTGAACGTAAAGGAGAAGGGGTAAGCAAGATGAGTACAGGAGAACAGGTTCACGTCGACGACAAGTTTGTTTCGAATACGATCGAGTTATCTATGGTAAACACAAGGCGTGTAATGGGAGATATGCCTCTTGATTCAGAAGACATTCACTCGTCGGAGCCCAAAAATAATGAGTCTGTAGAGTCTCTTTCGAGTGATGCAGAGTTCCTCGATACATCCAAGCACATCCAAATGGAGATATCGAACACATCCATTGGTGGTTTCATACACACGATATTTTCATCTTTCATGAATCGAAGGTCTGTTTGTGAAACGAAAGATGAAGTGCAGGATGTAACATCTCCAAACAATTGCTGTGAGAAAGGAAATGAAGAACGTTCCGTCGAAGAGCAAGGCATAGTGTCACGGAGTCTTGTGCCTACCGATGAAAGAAGTGGCATACACATCCCGAGTGAGAGAGGACGAGACTCTGCAGAATCTTCTGAGGTGCATGGAACTGAGAAAGGTTATCGTGGTGCCAACATTTCACGATCAACCACCACAAATTTTAATGCCTGTGATGGTAGTGTCTCTTCCACCGATGATGGTTGCAGTGTTCTTCCACCTCATATGCGTATGGAGCTATCTCGAAGAACTTTCCAACTTGCTCCTCATAAACGTACGGAGTTGTCTCGAAGAACTTTTCGACAAGGAAAGTCTCAGGATTCAGTAGACAGGTTTCTTCCAAATTCAAATGAGTTATCCGCGATAGACACAAGTCAACTAATGCGAGGTAGCTCTGTTGACTTTGAAGACTACCGCTGGATGCAGAATTGGTTGGATTCAAAAAATGAAGAGCTTGGAATGTCTCCTTCCGGTGATGCAGAGTCTCTCAAGAGCTCAACCGATGATCAAATGGAAATGAGTAAGGTTAGTGAATCGAGGGAGGAAATCGACGAAATGTACGATAAATCTGACGAACGCGAGGGAAGATTTCCCCTCAGAGAAGAGAAGCCTACTCCACAGCTTGATCTAAACTGCACTCGATTCCCCTCTATCAAAGCAAGGCGTCGACTAATGCGAGATAGCTCTGTTGACTTTGAAGACTACTACTCGATGCAGAATTGGTTGGATTCAAAAAATGAAGAGATTGCAATGCCTCTTTCCGGTGATGCAGAGTCTCTCGAGAGCTCAACCGATGATCAAACGGAGATGATGAGTAAGGTTAATCAATCGAGAGAGGAAATCGACGAAATGTACGATAAATCTGATGATCGCGAGGGAAGATTTCACCTCATAGAAGAGAAGCTTGCTCCACAGCTTGATCTAGACTGCACTCGATTCCCCTCTCTCAAGGCTTCAAAGAAAGGATAAGcgaaaaataaaacatttattttattttttttactttaatagAAAGTGATTCTTTTGATGTCACCACTCACAATCATACGTTGGAGGAAggcttataatataatataatactgTCACCTTTTATAGGAGACTCATGACTCATTCCATGTTACGTGCATGGCATGGCATTCACACGTCTCCCGTTAACCACCATGCTTCATGTCGTCACTTAAGTCACAACTTATGCTGCTGTCATCGATAGCTATACTGTTCCTCGTACGAATAGATTACTGCTGTCATTGACCGTACTAATTGAGCTAATAAGGATGCGAAGCAGCGAGAGAATCGTACAGACACAGCATGATTCGATGTATTCAGCAAGTGGTCAATTCAGCCAAGCAAAGAAATAGAGATGGAGTAAGATGGGTGAGATCAAGATGATGCACTCACTGATTAGCCGCGATCTCGAAGCAGGAGTAATATATAGTGGTCTCCTGCCGGCAGCCGGATGATGGAGACGAAGGCCATGGAATGAATGATTGGGGCTTGCTTACCTGCATTGGAAGGCAGTATGGCAGCAGCTCTGCGTTAGCTATCCGCCAGAAATCCCATCGAATCATGAAATAGAAACATGTGAGAATTTATCAGTTTATTTAGCCCTAAAAAACAACGTTTGATACATGAattatggatttttttttatctcaataaATACACATCAATATAACTACAAACGTCGTGATATTAGTGATGGATATATTTGTAATTTCCCACTATgcacttatttatttattatattatttaataattgattcattggcctattagctcagttggttagagcgtcgtgctaataacgcgaaggtcgcaggttcgaaacctgcatgggccatttcttattaatatgatttaatatattttttattaaatacatATGATATTTATTGTACTTTATAAGGCAGTTtacaatattttaattattaaaactattttcaataaaatatactaattttttggtaattttgtatttttttttgacACGTAGATCCTTTTTTTTTACTACCATAGAATGAATGATTTTTCTAACTATATTATAATCTTTGTGAAACTAAAGATTTTGGATCTATTTCTTTATATAATATGAATTATCATATCATTGCTAATGTTTTTGCTAATCGTTTGAAAACCATTCtttcttatataatttttatgaaaaggTCAAATgtattttttctctattttttagAGTAGATTTTGAGTTGTATTTCCTCTCTGATCTTATATGATAATTATCATATCCTGGCTAACCTAATCAACCTTACATGTAAAATAACttacatatatttaatatatttgtaaaaatatttttaatcaatatacttgcaatcatatttttatacAAATCATATAACATCAATCAATTCAGAATCTAAACATAATTACCTAAAAATATACAATcttattcatatataaaataattatacttTTAATGAAAATAATTAAAGTATTGTAAACTGCCTTATAGGGTACAATAAAtacaataaatatttattaaaactATTTTGTATATTAAATGGCCCATGCAGGTTtcgaacctgcgaccttcgcgttattagcacgacgctctaaccaactgagctaataggccgATGAATAAGttttcaaataataatatatataataatattattggaTGAGATTTCTGGCGGATAGCTAACGTAGAGCTGCTGCCATATTGCCTTCCAATGCAGGGAAGCCCCATTCATTCATTCCATGGCCTTCGTCTCCATCATCCGGCTGCTGGAAGGAGATCACTATATATTACTCCTGCTTCGAGATCGAGGCTAATCAGTGAGTGCATCATCCTGATCTCACGCATCTTAACGACGACGCCATTCACGCGGGGTGGCGGCTGACCAACGAGCTAACGCCATCTCAGAGCAGCATCTAATCTCGGCATCCGCGTGTAGAAATTATTGGATCATTATGGTCGCCTACGATTGTATCATATATTTGTCTACATGTATTGATTTCATGGCTGCTCGTGTGTGCAGTTGAAGTCGATTCCAGTTGCTGGTGAAGAACCTTATACGCGAGGAAGCACGAAGACAAACTCGACTTGACCGTCGCGGTTGCGTGGTCATATATTCTACCGACGACAGTGCGCTGGAGAAGCCTTTCTCCTCTTCGTTCTCATGTttctttcttcccttcttctgagGTCATCTTAAagtagacgacgacgacgacgacgacgacgacgacgacgacgaagaggGGTTTCAAAGAACCGCTGATCTCAAAGGTCTCTTCCTTATCTTGCTCCATCACTACGTCTCTGTTTGGCTGAATTGATCACTTGGATTTTGTTGGTTGAGTACCGAATACATCGATTCTTGCTGCGTTTGTATGATTCTCTCTTTGCTTCTCATCCTTCTTGTTAGCTCAATTGGTGGGAGTTTATGTGTTCCAGCCTAAAGAATTATTTGGATCTTTCGAACCCATGATCTTGCCATAAAACTAAGATTGCTGTGTTCTTGATTGATTGACGAAGTTAAGAGAACAGGAAAGAATAAAAAATCTGGATGATTGttgtcctttttcttttccacTTCGATGCCTCGCTATCACTTGAATTATTTACAGGTTTTAGAGTGTATTTGCAGATTTCATAAGTAGTCATATGACATCTTCGATGCTTACAGTTTGGTTTTCTTAATTACTcaacatgagaaaaaaaaaaagaaaggcaaaTGGAAAAGTAAATAGTAAAAAGCAAATGTAATTTGAAGCCATGTCTTATTTACAGGAAAAAGGTGATAGTGATTTATATGAAAGAGATGTTATTATGTAATGATTAtacttttcttatttctataagtttctattttgatCTTCTACTCGAGTTCTATAAAAGTTGAAGTGTATATCAGAGATAATTCTTTTTGATGTTATGAATTCATCATTCATTACTATTAGTGTTcatctttgatttatggaatgctGTTTTTTCCCTTCACACTGTATTGTCACCTCTTTCTACGGATCGAGATGAAGTGCAGGATGCAGTGATTCCAAGTGATTGTTGCCAGAAAGGAGGTGAATTGGAGCATGAAGAAGATTGCATCGAAGAGAAACTTCCGAGGATTACCACGGTGGAGATGTCAATACCACAGATTCTACTCCCTCTGATGGCAGTGTCTCTTCTGGCAATGATGGGTGCAGTGTTTTCACGCCTCATAAACATATGGAGTTGTCTCGAAGTCTCAAGCTTCGATGGACACTGATACGCATAAAGAAGAACGGACGAAGAAGATGACTGCACATGAACGGCTTCAAAACGAGTTGTGTGCAGTAAACGAAAGGCATGTAATGCGAGATAGGCGTCTTGACTCTCAAGACTTCCATTCGGTGCAGAGCTGGCTGGAAGCAGAAAATGATGAGCCTGTGAAGTCGTCTCTCTCGAGTGATGCAGAGTTCCACGGCAGTTCATACGATGATCAAAATGGCAGTCCATCAGATGGGCTCGACACGCTCGAGCACATTCGAATGGAGATACTGAGGAAGGCTGATGAGTTGAGAGAGGAAATCAGCGAGGTGTTCGACAGATCTGAGGAAGGCCAGGGACGATTTCACCTCACAGAAGAGAAGCTTCCTCCTAAAGCAAAGAATGTTCCTCGACCACACCGGTTAACAAACCATCTTCCAAGATCACCCCTTGTCGCTTGCTTGCATTGCCGTCATGGAGAGTGCCACCAAACATCTGTGAAGCCCACAACCAAAGCTCGGATCGAGCATGAAGAAGCAGGGAGCAGGCGGCGGATGAAGCGACATTGTCGTCCTGTTTTAGGTGGAGCTCCCTTTGTCGTCTGCTACAATTGCTTGCAGTTGCTGCTGCTCCCCTTGGATTTCTTCATTGCAAGGAGAAGATTGTGCAAGCTGCAGTGCGGTGCTTGCTCAAAAGTGCTCATGTTTTCCTTCAGAACTCGAAATCGCGGGGTCCCTTTCGTGCCGATCGAGGAAGAGCAACCAACAAGCGAGGCGGAGACAAGTGCAGATGCTACTCTCGGACAGGAGACATCGAATTCACCATCGAATGATAGCTCTCGCTGGGACTCACTTTCTTGCTCAGATGAGAATGCACTCTCTCTTGGCATCAGCTACTCCACGGATGTCGAAAGGAACGATAAGCTTCCGCCATTTTTGCAGCTTCATCAGCTTATGGGCTACGGTTCGGCTACTGAGTTCTTATACCGGCACAGCGATGATATGGATGAAGAACTTGAAGCAACTGAACCGAGCACACCACACCGCAGTAGTCCTGAGGAAGAGGAAGCGTCCGTTGGAGATGGAATCGAGGAGACAGCCATTGAGGGAGACGAGTCAGCAGGGCGATCGAGAACCAGAAAACCTCCACTGCATGGATTGCTGAAGATCATGAAGCTGAGGATCCAGAAAACCGGAAGGAAAAACTCAGATTAGCAATTGGAGGCTATTTGGGGTGACATCTCAGGCTTCATCGACTCTTTGACACATCGATGTCTTCCATTagggtaaaagcacagaagaattCTACAGAGTGGCCTGTACATAAATAACTGCAttcatttcctatgcatgaattaCTCAAGTTGGATATGTTTCAACTCCTGCTTTTTGCTGTATGATTATTAAATTCTTCAAGTTAAGATGTATAATATTTGTTGTCTTACTTCATTTTTGCCATGGAAGTTTAGAATTTGAAGAACTATATGTCACTGCATCAAGAAATAAAATATGTGACcacatcaaaaaaattatattgaggatATATAAGCCACATCATGTTTAGGATTTGAAAGATTATAGGAAGAACAATGAGAGAAGAAATATATTTCTCTTTGTATGTAAAAAGAGAACCAAGAGAGCAAAGAAACACAGCCACTCAATCCTTTCAACTACTATGGACCATAACACATAAATAAAGTGAGTAGATCAAGATCTGACAACCCAGCAACAAGTTTCTATTTTCTAATGGCAAAGTGGATGAGGGAACCAACATCTGACTATACCTGATGCCAAagaatggaaaaaaaaatattcacaCATTATTAATCCTGAAAGACCACATCTTGCATCAATTTCGAAAAGAAACAGATAACAGATACATTTTGTAGCATCCCacaagtaaatttcaacaagacaACAGCTTAACTAATTCAAGTCTTGCCTGGACCATATAAAAGATCACAATCCTTGAGAATGAACATAAATTTGCAGCTGGTGTGAGCTACTTGCACATCGATAATTTATTTGCAGAAAACATAGAGGTCAAAAAATTTCTAGTGCTAGTATTAGCACTGATAATGTCACACATCATCATGCGGCAAAGGGCACTGATACCACAAGCATGAATTTATCTGCTGAAAAAAATCATACTACGTGCATGAGATTACAACATAGCATCTTacatcaaatatataaaatacatgCAACCAGCCTAGCATAAAAAGAAAGTATCAATTGTTCAGCAGCTCTTACGCTTGATGAGATAAATCCCACGAGTCTGGGACAACAAGATAATCAGACAACATAAATAACCATCATGAGCTCAAGTCACCCAATCATACCGATAAAGAAAGGAGTTTAGGACAGCAATCAACAGAACTTCCAGTGGTTATTGCAGTTGACACATGTTACAAAGGTTGTCATTGGCTCATCAGCTGAACGAGTTTGCATCTGATAGTATGTGGTCTTCCTTTGGCCACATCGTCCACATTTGAACTGGTCAGTTGTTGCCTTGGGAGCTGCTCCTCTTTCACATTCAAATAAGGCCTTCTCCTTTATCTGTTTATTTGCACGTTTCCTCTCATCACTGGCCATATCTTCAGCCGTCATATTAACTATTTCTTCAGGCTTCACATGcccaaggagaactcttctcCGGAAGTCTTTGTTATTGTTGTCCTTCAAATTGAACATTATGGATCTGTATTTATGTTTTTGAGCACCAATCGAGGTGCCTAATTTCTCGAACAAAACAGATTCCAAGGCAACAGCTATACGAATTGGGTCACATGCATCAACTTCATCCTGGATGTTTCTCACTTCTTCTGTTTCGCTCTCAGCTGTTTCCTTAGAAACTCTTGAAAAGGCTTCTGCAAGAAGTTCCCGAAGTCTATCTCGCACAGGATTGTTACATTTCACGATTGATGCCAGCTTCAATGAGGCAGTGACAGTTGACGGTGGTTTTCTAGAAAAAATTTCCTGATTTTCGTCCTTGGAAACCCCTTCAAGATTCTGTTTTTCTCCTCCATTTATTTTCTCAAATTTGCTGGAATTGGCCGTCTTCTCTATTCTTAGAGATTCAGTTCTGGACACTTTTCCATGCTGTATTTCCTGGTCAAAGTTTAACTTCTCAACCTCAACACTTTTAGGTTTTGACACAATGTTGCCCTCTAAGGATCCAGCTTTTGATATTTTCTGAGACTTGATTTTCACTGCTTGCTCAGTCTTCCTTTCAGCCTTCAAAAGAATTCTTTCCTGTGGGGTGTCAagttttttattatctttagatGTTTCCTGAATAACCACATTCTTCCAAAACTGCAGCAGATCAGTTGCCactgtccgaatcttatcctgggAATGCTTTGTTAGAAAGCGAAGTCGTTTGCCAACCTGAAATATGACAATAATGAAAGATAAAATAAACTGAGAATACAAGCATGCAGACAGGAAAAAAAATCAAGGTAGTTAAAAAGTCCTAAACGTTTGTAGTCGTTATCCAAATCAAGTTAGTTAAAAAGGTTGAAAGATGAAGCATGCACTACAAGGAGTAGGCAATGATGATTACTAAAAAAAAAATGACAATTCCACAAGATGATCATCCATGGAAACTTCTGCTCAAAGCCAAATGATAGACTAACAAACAAAGCAAACAAACTGAAGTTTCTTCCTTTCCAGTGCTCACAGCAATGAACACCATTCACAAGAAAATAATAGAATTCTTGTGATCACCATATATAAATTAACACCAAAGATCCGTCTCTGCTGTTGATTTCAATTGCCATCATCATCCAAGCCTTTTCAAATCAGTATAGTTATTGGTATAGAGCACGGCATGAAGTTGACCACCTATCCTCCTAGGTCAACTTTCTAGTTTCAATGTCAATTCTTGGCCAATGAAAAATTAGGAATAAAGTGAATTTTCCACCAGAATCAATAAAGCCTGCTTGGCGATTAAAATAATCTACCTCACCTTTTATGTGGAGACAACTAAAAATGAGTATCCAACAGCAAAGATTGAGGATGAATGACAAGGGTCTGTTTTAGATTCCCCAACAATAAAATGATGATGGATACTAAGAAGTTTGTATTGAAGGAAATTACATGATTGGAAACCTAAACTCCACAGTTTTTGGCATCCCACTTTTCAGGATGGTGCTTTTGAGCCTTCCAATGGTAGGGAATATAGGAGCTTCTTTTCCGTTGATACTTAGTGAACAATTTACCAAATCATCATACACATagaaatccatatatatatatatatatatatttatttatatatatgtatatatatatgtatatatgtatatatatatatgtatatatatatgtatatgtatatatgtatatgtatatgtatatgtatatatgtatatgtatatgtatatgtatatgtatatgtatttatgtatgtatgcatatatgtatatacatatatatacatatgcacacATACACACAAATATAAGTAGCTAATGCAAAAACTTAGGATATATTGTTGTTATTTAACCAGTCACACAATAGCCCATTCCTCTTGACATTTCCACACATTAACATCCAACAAAGTCGCATCCAATCTGTGAACAACACTGCTATCAGTGTCTCTTTCTTCCCTTGCTTTTATATAACAAACAAATTCCTCATTATTTTAGGAAATAATGTGAAGAAAATCAGAACTTGGAAAATTTCAGCAAATAGGAGTAGCAAGGACTGTCACAAAAGGTAAAATATCTCCTTGCAAACCAAAAGCAGTAAAAAGTCTAGAC belongs to Musa acuminata AAA Group cultivar baxijiao chromosome BXJ3-5, Cavendish_Baxijiao_AAA, whole genome shotgun sequence and includes:
- the LOC103986204 gene encoding transcription elongation factor TFIIS, which encodes METELLETFEAAKKAAEAAEDGRGSSEVDRCVDALRRLKKMPVTTKDLVATQVGKRLRFLTKHSQDKIRTVATDLLQFWKNVVIQETSKDNKKLDTPQERILLKAERKTEQAVKIKSQKISKAGSLEGNIVSKPKSVEVEKLNFDQEIQHGKVSRTESLRIEKTANSSKFEKINGGEKQNLEGVSKDENQEIFSRKPPSTVTASLKLASIVKCNNPVRDRLRELLAEAFSRVSKETAESETEEVRNIQDEVDACDPIRIAVALESVLFEKLGTSIGAQKHKYRSIMFNLKDNNNKDFRRRVLLGHVKPEEIVNMTAEDMASDERKRANKQIKEKALFECERGAAPKATTDQFKCGRCGQRKTTYYQMQTRSADEPMTTFVTCVNCNNHWKFC
- the LOC135638573 gene encoding uncharacterized protein LOC135638573, coding for MDTDTHKEERTKKMTAHERLQNELCAVNERHVMRDRRLDSQDFHSVQSWLEAENDEPVKSSLSSDAEFHGSSYDDQNGSPSDGLDTLEHIRMEILRKADELREEISEVFDRSEEGQGRFHLTEEKLPPKAKNVPRPHRLTNHLPRSPLVACLHCRHGECHQTSVKPTTKARIEHEEAGSRRRMKRHCRPVLGGAPFVVCYNCLQLLLLPLDFFIARRRLCKLQCGACSKVLMFSFRTRNRGVPFVPIEEEQPTSEAETSADATLGQETSNSPSNDSSRWDSLSCSDENALSLGISYSTDVERNDKLPPFLQLHQLMGYGSATEFLYRHSDDMDEELEATEPSTPHRSSPEEEEASVGDGIEETAIEGDESAGRSRTRKPPLHGLLKIMKLRIQKTGRKNSD